The genomic DNA AGCCGCAGATGCTGTTCATATCGGCCGGCTTCGATGCGCATTGCGAAGATGAGATGGCGATGCTGAGCCTGACCGAAATCGATTACGCGTGGGTGACGTGCGAGATCAAAAGGATAGCGGAACGCTACGCGCAAGGACGCATCGTTTCGGTGCTCGAGGGCGGCTATGCGCTCAGCGCGCTGGGACGCAGCGCTGCGGCGCACTTGAAAGCGTTAGGGGATTTCTAGGGCCGCGCGCAGCGGCCCCCAAAATCAAAGTGCTTCAACTGTCGATGAGCAGTGCGGCCGCGACCTTGCGGCCTTCCTCGACCAGAACGTTGTAGGTGCGGCACGCCGCATGCGTGTCCATCACTTCCAGTCCGACATTGGCCTGAACCAGGCTGGCCGACAGGCGCGGATGCGGAAAGCGCAAATGGCGGCCGGTGCCGAGCAGCAGGATTCCGGGCTGCAAGCTCAGCAGAAAGTCGAAATTCCGCGCCGACAGGTTTTCGAAGGAATCGACATCCCAATCGGCGATCAGCCGTTCCGGTAGCACGATCAGGTTGCGATCAAAACGTTGGCCGTTGACCAGCACGAAGCCCTCGCCGTAGCCGGTGCAAAAGTTTTTGCCTTCGCGAGGACTTGAACTGAGTTTCAAACCGGATTTCGAACCTTCACGATACGGCTTCCGCCGGGCTCGCAGCGCGTTTCGGTTGGCTGG from Burkholderiales bacterium includes the following:
- a CDS encoding Mth938-like domain-containing protein; its protein translation is MPIRRCTKQSAPAKTLFTSFSANRLFHPANRNALRARRKPYREGSKSGLKLSSSPREGKNFCTGYGEGFVLVNGQRFDRNLIVLPERLIADWDVDSFENLSARNFDFLLSLQPGILLLGTGRHLRFPHPRLSASLVQANVGLEVMDTHAACRTYNVLVEEGRKVAAALLIDS